The window CGGGGACGGAGAAACAGGAGTTGGTCGCCGGTCTCCTCCAGCAGGGGGATCAGATCGGTTCGGTCGGCGTAGAAATAGCCTTGGGTGATAATCTTGTGAAAATCGCAGATGCCGTAGGGAAATTTCATAATGAGTACACTATGCCTCTTCAACCCAAACCAGTCGCTCAAACCCCACCGACACCACACTAAAGCTACGTAGCCTGAGCTGTCCAGCAAACTTGCGCCTCAATTTCTCCTGATAACGGGCCAGCCCCTGCCGAGCTTCCTCCTGCTTTTTCTGCACAGCAGGCAGCTGCCTGAGTTCTTCTTGAGAGAGTTGCTCAAGCTGCTCACCGCTCAGGCCCGCCTCTTTCAGTGAGACATACTTGAATTCCAACAGAATATCCAGCAGGTCGTACTGGCGCATATCCGGGCGCACGATCATGGTCAGATCCGCATACGAGCGCTCCAGCGTAGTCTCTGATTCCATGATGTAAAAGGTATCGTTGAAGAGCAGAGTCAGGAAGGCGGTCTTAACAGTCAGTTCGTTACTCCAGGCATAATCGCGATTATGAAAAATCCTGAAGTACTTTTGCTCAACAAAATCGCAGAGAGGTTGGATATCCCCTTGCTGGAACAGGGCCTCCGCAGCCTGACGGACGGATTCAATGCTTCGATTATCCGGTAACAATGCGTCCCGGATTCTCTCTGCATAGAGTTTACGGATCACTAAATTAGGAATCGTCAGAATGATCTTACCGAACTCACCTTCTCCGCCTATGGTCAGCACCCCGAAGTAATAAAGCAGCGAAGCCATGAAAACATCGTCTTTCTTGGCTACAAGCATATCCTGCACGCCGAAGCGATCAGCCAGTTCCACAACACCAACAGATGACTGTTCAGCCAAAGCTCCCATGACCAGTTCATGGCCTCCGGGCATTCCGGCAATGCTGCGAATTTTTCCCCGGTCCATTGCCATATTGCTGTCAAGTGGCTTACGTGGATATTCACAGCTCCTTTGCAAGGACTTGAGGAAATAGAGAGCCAAGGTGGGATTATAGATGCGCTTCTCAGTGCGTGGACTGAAGCAGTAGCCATTATAAAAGGTACGCATCAATTCCAGGGCTTCCGCAGACTTCTCTTCCGGCAGATCACAGTGGGTTGCGACCTGCTCCAGCATTTCCGCGATTTCCTCCTGATGAAAGCCGCAGAGATGGTTGAATTCCGGCAGTAGGTAGATATTTTCCGCAACATTATAGCCGCTGGTGATATCGCTCAGCACCACAGGCGACACCCCGGTGATA is drawn from Candidatus Electrothrix aestuarii and contains these coding sequences:
- a CDS encoding AAA family ATPase, with product MKFPYGICDFHKIISQGYFYADRTDLIPLLEETGDQLLFLRPRRFGKSLLLSMLENYYDLAKADSFTQLFGHLKIGKNPTPRHNSYFILKWDFSEINPQGSSEDIQKNLHLYLNDSIRDFALTYRDVLPPGIIRESSNGFSAFKSLLAAVRQTSSQLYLLIDEYDNFANEVMMGAENGDREQYKTLLSGEGALKALFKVIKSAAAGQGLDRVFITGVSPVVLSDITSGYNVAENIYLLPEFNHLCGFHQEEIAEMLEQVATHCDLPEEKSAEALELMRTFYNGYCFSPRTEKRIYNPTLALYFLKSLQRSCEYPRKPLDSNMAMDRGKIRSIAGMPGGHELVMGALAEQSSVGVVELADRFGVQDMLVAKKDDVFMASLLYYFGVLTIGGEGEFGKIILTIPNLVIRKLYAERIRDALLPDNRSIESVRQAAEALFQQGDIQPLCDFVEQKYFRIFHNRDYAWSNELTVKTAFLTLLFNDTFYIMESETTLERSYADLTMIVRPDMRQYDLLDILLEFKYVSLKEAGLSGEQLEQLSQEELRQLPAVQKKQEEARQGLARYQEKLRRKFAGQLRLRSFSVVSVGFERLVWVEEA